One Gimesia aquarii DNA segment encodes these proteins:
- a CDS encoding RNA polymerase sigma factor RpoD/SigA has protein sequence MQKTARRRSSSAVQNPLETYLKEINETALLSAEEEKDLSRRIESGDKEARDRMVRANLRLVVNIARAYAGKGLPLQDLIEEGNLGLLRAVEGFDPDMGTRFSTYASYWIKQSIKRALVNSAKTIRIPAYMVELLTKWRRATAQLQDSLDRTPTTEEVAKELDLPPKKLKIVKKAIQLYNSSPQSEQQDAGWSLGEMIPDERLKGPDDELVENDNLKHVFRLLKEIPDREANILRMRFGLDGDEPKTLKEIGQTLGLTRERVRQIESEALKKLAKEITGE, from the coding sequence ATGCAGAAAACTGCTCGACGGCGCTCCTCTTCAGCCGTACAGAATCCGTTAGAAACATACCTCAAAGAGATTAACGAAACCGCTCTGCTCTCTGCAGAAGAAGAAAAAGATCTTTCTCGTCGTATTGAAAGTGGCGATAAAGAAGCCCGCGATCGGATGGTGCGTGCGAATCTGAGGTTAGTCGTTAATATTGCCCGTGCCTATGCCGGTAAAGGGTTGCCACTTCAAGATCTGATTGAAGAAGGGAATCTTGGTTTATTACGAGCCGTTGAAGGTTTTGACCCCGACATGGGGACCCGGTTCAGTACCTATGCCAGCTACTGGATTAAACAATCAATCAAGCGGGCACTTGTGAATTCTGCGAAGACAATTCGTATTCCCGCTTACATGGTTGAATTACTCACGAAATGGCGACGCGCGACGGCACAGCTTCAAGATTCGCTTGATCGAACTCCCACTACGGAGGAAGTCGCAAAAGAATTAGATCTGCCTCCGAAAAAGTTGAAGATTGTTAAGAAAGCGATTCAGCTCTATAACTCTTCACCACAATCAGAACAACAAGACGCTGGCTGGTCGCTCGGAGAGATGATTCCCGATGAGCGATTGAAAGGTCCCGATGATGAGTTGGTTGAGAATGACAACCTTAAACACGTTTTTCGTCTGTTGAAAGAAATTCCCGATCGCGAAGCCAATATACTACGCATGCGTTTTGGGTTGGATGGCGACGAACCAAAAACACTTAAAGAGATCGGACAGACACTGGGGCTGACCCGAGAACGTGTGCGTCAGATTGAAAGTGAAGCACTCAAAAAATTAGCTAAGGAAATTACCGGGGAATAA
- the rpsA gene encoding 30S ribosomal protein S1 — protein MVDRNLIREFNVSDDDLDAAFAGIMSDVDGEGDVEGDEADWVLDDIYASVSCAYDVNQIIDGVILSVEGEEVLVDIGFKSEGVVHIDEWSEEEEVPKAGDKVQVLLEEVEDEFGLTMLSKRKADRIREWEKVIATHAEGDVVSGTVVRKIKGGLLINIGVNVFLPASQVDIRRPSDIANYIGRTIECVILKIDEARRNIVVSRRKLIEEKREKLKQDLLSKIEEAQVVKGVVKNIADFGAFVDLGGIDGLLHITDMSWGRINHPTEIVKIDDEVEVMILSVDREKEKIALGLKQKTPSPWELVESKYPVGTKVIGHVVNVMSYGAFVKLEDGIEGLVHISEMSWTKRINHPSELVNIGDEVEVVVLGVNKDKQEISLGMKQTQSNPWDEVTKKYPEGAKVKGTVRNLTNYGAFIELEEGVDGLLHVSDMSWTRKISHASEVMKKGDEIECLVISVDEERKRIALGLKQLASDPWETDIPEKYQPGAIVQGVVTKITNFGVFVELEEELEGLLHISELSDQKVENPEDIVKVGETLDVKILRVDTDDRKIGLSRKLEEPIEEESDSAEGGEATAVAPRKELMGGTGGDAPLFSMPTEAPADEVPAEEAGAEEKTE, from the coding sequence ATGGTTGATCGTAATTTAATTCGAGAGTTTAACGTTTCTGATGACGACCTTGATGCCGCATTTGCAGGGATCATGTCAGATGTTGATGGTGAGGGTGATGTAGAAGGCGATGAAGCGGATTGGGTTCTGGATGATATTTATGCCTCCGTCTCCTGTGCTTACGACGTGAATCAAATCATTGATGGTGTGATTTTAAGTGTTGAAGGTGAAGAAGTTCTCGTAGATATCGGATTCAAAAGTGAAGGCGTTGTCCATATCGATGAATGGTCTGAGGAAGAAGAAGTTCCCAAGGCCGGCGATAAGGTACAAGTACTGCTTGAAGAAGTAGAAGACGAATTCGGATTGACGATGCTTTCCAAGCGGAAAGCAGATCGTATTCGCGAATGGGAAAAAGTCATCGCGACGCATGCTGAAGGCGATGTGGTTTCCGGTACAGTCGTTCGTAAAATCAAGGGTGGTTTGCTCATCAATATTGGTGTGAACGTCTTCCTGCCAGCCAGTCAGGTTGATATTCGTCGTCCTTCTGATATTGCCAACTACATCGGTCGTACCATTGAGTGTGTGATTCTTAAAATTGATGAAGCAAGACGTAACATCGTTGTTTCTCGTCGTAAACTCATCGAAGAAAAACGCGAAAAACTCAAACAAGACTTACTCAGCAAAATTGAAGAGGCCCAAGTCGTTAAAGGTGTTGTTAAAAATATCGCCGACTTTGGTGCCTTCGTTGATTTGGGTGGTATTGACGGTTTGTTACACATCACCGACATGAGTTGGGGACGAATTAATCATCCCACTGAAATTGTCAAGATTGATGACGAAGTCGAAGTCATGATCTTGAGTGTTGATCGCGAAAAAGAAAAAATTGCTCTGGGACTGAAGCAAAAAACACCGAGTCCCTGGGAGTTGGTTGAGTCTAAATATCCCGTTGGAACGAAAGTCATCGGACATGTCGTCAACGTCATGTCATACGGTGCGTTCGTGAAACTGGAAGATGGGATTGAAGGCTTGGTTCATATTAGTGAAATGTCCTGGACGAAACGCATCAATCACCCCAGTGAGCTGGTCAATATTGGTGATGAAGTCGAAGTCGTTGTTCTGGGAGTCAATAAAGACAAGCAGGAAATTTCGCTTGGAATGAAGCAGACTCAGTCCAACCCATGGGACGAAGTCACCAAGAAGTACCCAGAGGGCGCCAAGGTCAAAGGAACGGTTCGCAACCTGACCAACTATGGTGCTTTCATCGAACTCGAAGAAGGCGTCGACGGACTGTTGCATGTCAGTGATATGTCCTGGACGCGTAAGATTTCGCATGCCAGCGAAGTGATGAAAAAAGGCGACGAGATCGAGTGTCTCGTCATTTCCGTTGATGAAGAGCGTAAACGAATTGCCTTGGGCCTAAAACAACTTGCCTCCGACCCTTGGGAAACAGACATTCCCGAAAAGTACCAGCCTGGTGCGATTGTTCAAGGTGTGGTTACCAAGATCACAAACTTTGGTGTCTTCGTCGAATTAGAAGAAGAACTGGAAGGTCTGTTACACATTTCAGAACTCTCGGATCAGAAAGTGGAAAATCCGGAGGATATCGTCAAAGTGGGTGAAACGCTGGATGTCAAAATCCTGCGTGTCGATACGGATGATCGAAAAATTGGCTTGAGTCGTAAACTCGAAGAGCCAATTGAAGAAGAATCAGATTCCGCAGAAGGTGGAGAAGCGACAGCTGTTGCACCTCGCAAGGAGTTAATGGGGGGAACCGGAGGCGATGCTCCTTTGTTCTCAATGCCAACGGAAGCTCCTGCTGACGAGGTCCCTGCTGAAGAAGCCGGGGCTGAAGAAAAGACGGAATAG
- a CDS encoding aldose 1-epimerase family protein encodes MEAKQVLFTDVNTQTWIEEVLLNAESHSEFSADPNWSIYKKQLHGGQSEGVDLIEIDNGALRLSLLPTRGMGVWKGSYQEIPLGWDSPVKAPVNPAFINLSERGGLGWLSGFNELVCRCGLISNGPPGQDTAGNPIESDLTLHGRIANTPAHYVSVELDPRDGGWIRITGKMEEGMLFGSHFLLESTLETQLGSAEFAIHDRVTNLGPVTAESELLYHINVGSPFLEAGAQFEIPFAEMAPRDSRAAEGMAGFNTYLGPTTDYAEQAYYFKPICDDNGYTPALLSDKKGGLGFLVNFKQGDLPCFTLWKNTQTESAGYVTGLEPGINFPNFRAIEREQGRLKNLSPGSSYQTEIQISILNNSDSVDEIRQKITKLSEKSESIIHDEPHAQFS; translated from the coding sequence ATGGAAGCAAAGCAAGTCCTGTTCACTGATGTCAATACTCAAACCTGGATCGAAGAAGTTCTGCTAAATGCAGAGAGTCACTCCGAATTTTCAGCAGATCCCAACTGGTCGATTTACAAAAAACAATTGCACGGTGGACAGTCAGAGGGCGTTGATCTTATCGAAATTGATAACGGAGCGCTGAGACTTTCACTGTTACCAACACGGGGCATGGGAGTCTGGAAAGGCAGCTATCAGGAGATTCCCCTGGGATGGGACTCTCCTGTGAAAGCTCCCGTGAATCCCGCTTTTATTAACCTTTCAGAACGGGGGGGGCTGGGCTGGCTCAGCGGATTCAATGAGTTGGTTTGTCGGTGTGGTCTGATTTCCAATGGTCCTCCTGGACAGGATACTGCCGGGAATCCCATTGAATCTGACTTAACTTTACATGGACGTATTGCCAATACCCCCGCTCATTATGTGAGCGTGGAACTTGATCCCAGGGATGGTGGTTGGATCAGAATTACAGGCAAGATGGAAGAAGGCATGTTATTTGGCAGTCACTTTTTGCTGGAATCGACATTGGAAACACAATTAGGATCGGCTGAATTTGCAATTCATGACAGGGTGACGAATCTGGGACCCGTCACAGCAGAATCAGAGTTGTTGTATCACATTAATGTTGGTTCACCATTTCTGGAAGCAGGAGCGCAATTTGAAATCCCTTTTGCTGAGATGGCTCCCCGAGATTCCCGTGCCGCAGAAGGAATGGCCGGCTTTAATACCTATTTAGGACCAACTACCGATTACGCTGAGCAGGCATACTATTTTAAGCCAATTTGTGATGATAACGGGTACACGCCTGCCCTGCTCAGTGATAAAAAAGGTGGCCTGGGGTTTTTGGTTAATTTTAAGCAGGGCGATTTACCCTGTTTTACGCTCTGGAAAAATACTCAAACGGAGTCGGCCGGTTATGTAACCGGATTGGAACCAGGCATCAATTTTCCTAACTTCAGAGCGATTGAACGAGAGCAAGGCCGGTTGAAAAATCTCAGTCCTGGAAGTAGCTATCAAACAGAAATCCAGATTTCCATTTTAAATAATTCAGATTCGGTTGATGAGATACGGCAAAAAATCACGAAGTTAAGTGAAAAAAGCGAGTCTATCATCCACGATGAGCCTCATGCACAGTTTTCTTAA
- a CDS encoding glycosyltransferase family 2 protein: MTPVPQPDEHGYPYTTEWYDSLKASLGEAGCRQLGFYPIPEGFLLSVVIPIFNESKTVENLIDQVRAVPIRKELVLVDDGSTDGTREILKRLEEQSQSQEDSQNQIRVIFHEVNQGKGAAVRTGFLEAQGDVMIIQDADLEYDPSEYPRLLQPIIEGKADVVYGSRFLGDQPHRVLYYWHFLGNKFLTTLSNCFTNLNLTDMETCYKLFKKEVIKEIAPGLCQNRFGIEPEITAKVARRQCRIFEMSISYDGRTYDQGKKIGWRDGVKALWCIVRYGLKD; the protein is encoded by the coding sequence ATGACACCAGTTCCTCAACCGGACGAACACGGCTATCCTTACACGACTGAATGGTATGATTCCTTGAAAGCTTCACTGGGAGAAGCCGGTTGTCGTCAACTCGGCTTTTATCCTATTCCTGAAGGCTTTCTGCTATCCGTTGTGATTCCCATCTTTAATGAGAGCAAAACCGTAGAAAATCTGATTGATCAGGTCAGAGCAGTTCCCATTCGCAAAGAATTGGTACTCGTCGACGATGGTAGCACCGATGGAACACGTGAGATTTTGAAACGACTGGAAGAACAGAGCCAGTCTCAAGAAGATTCACAAAATCAGATCCGTGTGATTTTTCATGAAGTGAACCAGGGAAAAGGAGCTGCCGTCCGGACTGGATTTCTGGAAGCACAAGGCGATGTCATGATCATTCAGGATGCCGACCTTGAATACGATCCATCGGAATACCCGCGTCTTTTACAGCCCATCATCGAGGGCAAAGCGGACGTCGTCTATGGCAGCCGCTTTCTGGGGGATCAGCCCCATCGCGTACTGTATTACTGGCATTTCCTGGGAAACAAGTTTCTGACGACGCTCTCGAATTGTTTTACAAATCTCAACCTCACCGATATGGAAACTTGCTACAAGCTTTTCAAAAAAGAAGTCATTAAGGAGATCGCCCCCGGTCTCTGCCAGAATCGATTCGGAATTGAACCTGAAATCACAGCAAAAGTGGCACGGCGCCAGTGTCGCATTTTTGAAATGTCAATCAGTTATGATGGTCGTACATACGATCAGGGGAAAAAAATTGGCTGGCGAGATGGTGTAAAGGCGCTGTGGTGCATTGTGCGATATGGATTGAAAGATTAA
- the ftsH gene encoding ATP-dependent zinc metalloprotease FtsH: protein MDSPSENPQSDPPKGKAPQKQSGKENQGTPSTGPWLIILLILVIGSLIMMKTSPGNVGSKVDYSFFISELKRGNVDSVDFHGDILTGKWKIRPDNPDEKKKGEKLEAEFNTVLPSLPVEDRDLVPELLKQKVTFKAESTKVGIGTYILPWLIGPLLIIGFFWFMLRRSADPMGSGMLGNFTKSPAKRFRPSEEQTTFDDVAAMEQAKGELEEVVEFLKTPAKFQRLGAQIPKGVLLMGSPGTGKTLLARATAGEAGVPFYSINGSEFIQMFVGVGASRVRDLFRTAKENAPCIIFVDEIDAVGRIRGAGLGGGHDEREQTLNQMLSEMDGFQQNEAVIVIAATNRPDVLDPALLRPGRFDRHITVDRPTKDGREAILKVHSRKIPLSDDVDLKKVAAGTIGFSGADLKNLVNEAALSATRLNKDQVDMEDFDNAQDRVLMGPPREEILGEKEREMTAYHEAGHALLAWLLPEIDPVHKVTVIPRGRALGVTQLLPDEERYNIGEKQIHSQLAFMLGGRAAERIVFGEHTAGASDDIKRATQITRKMVGQWGMSDVIGPVAFRHSDENPFLGKEMKSQGECSEETAHVIDQEMQRFLNAADDLAEKMLTENREKLDLLAKALVEKEAIDSNDIKELIGTSVREQANIDNANQTSSSNADENQSE, encoded by the coding sequence ATGGACTCTCCTTCGGAGAACCCACAAAGCGATCCTCCCAAAGGCAAAGCCCCCCAAAAGCAATCAGGCAAAGAAAACCAAGGGACTCCCTCGACGGGCCCCTGGTTAATCATTCTGCTGATTCTGGTGATTGGCAGCCTGATCATGATGAAAACCTCGCCGGGAAATGTCGGCTCGAAGGTGGACTACAGTTTTTTTATTTCAGAACTCAAACGTGGAAATGTCGATTCTGTAGACTTTCATGGCGACATTCTAACCGGCAAATGGAAGATTCGTCCTGATAATCCTGATGAAAAAAAGAAGGGCGAAAAACTGGAAGCGGAATTCAATACTGTTTTGCCTTCACTCCCCGTCGAAGATCGCGATCTCGTTCCGGAATTACTCAAACAGAAAGTCACATTCAAAGCTGAAAGCACCAAAGTCGGGATAGGTACGTATATCCTGCCCTGGTTAATTGGGCCGCTGTTGATTATTGGTTTCTTCTGGTTCATGCTCAGGCGCTCTGCAGATCCAATGGGTTCAGGCATGCTCGGCAATTTTACTAAGAGCCCCGCAAAGCGTTTTCGCCCATCGGAAGAACAGACGACGTTCGACGATGTCGCCGCAATGGAACAGGCGAAAGGAGAGTTAGAGGAAGTCGTCGAATTCCTGAAAACACCCGCCAAATTCCAGCGATTGGGTGCACAGATCCCAAAAGGTGTGTTGCTGATGGGCTCGCCAGGAACTGGTAAGACCTTATTAGCCCGTGCCACTGCCGGTGAAGCAGGAGTTCCCTTTTATTCGATTAACGGTTCTGAATTCATCCAGATGTTTGTAGGCGTTGGTGCAAGCCGCGTGCGGGACTTATTTCGAACCGCCAAGGAAAATGCCCCTTGTATTATTTTCGTTGATGAAATCGACGCTGTCGGACGGATTCGAGGAGCTGGTTTGGGAGGTGGACATGATGAACGAGAACAGACCTTAAATCAAATGCTCAGTGAAATGGATGGGTTCCAGCAAAATGAAGCCGTCATCGTCATCGCAGCTACCAACCGGCCTGATGTCTTGGATCCAGCACTACTGCGTCCGGGACGCTTTGATCGACACATCACCGTAGATCGACCTACCAAGGATGGTCGCGAAGCGATCCTGAAAGTTCATTCACGAAAAATTCCCCTGTCTGACGATGTCGATTTGAAAAAAGTTGCCGCAGGGACAATTGGTTTTTCGGGTGCTGATTTGAAAAACCTTGTCAATGAAGCAGCACTTTCGGCGACGCGTTTGAATAAAGATCAAGTCGACATGGAAGATTTCGACAATGCCCAGGATCGTGTCTTGATGGGGCCACCACGTGAAGAAATTCTTGGTGAAAAAGAGCGGGAAATGACTGCTTATCACGAGGCTGGCCACGCATTACTGGCGTGGCTACTTCCAGAGATTGACCCTGTTCACAAAGTGACTGTCATCCCCCGAGGCAGGGCACTCGGTGTCACTCAATTGCTCCCCGATGAAGAACGATACAACATTGGAGAGAAGCAAATTCACTCTCAGTTGGCGTTCATGCTGGGAGGTCGGGCTGCTGAAAGAATAGTGTTCGGCGAGCATACCGCCGGCGCATCGGATGATATCAAACGGGCAACCCAGATCACTCGAAAAATGGTGGGGCAGTGGGGCATGAGTGACGTCATTGGTCCTGTCGCGTTTCGCCATTCGGATGAAAACCCGTTCCTTGGAAAAGAGATGAAATCTCAAGGGGAATGTAGTGAAGAAACAGCCCATGTGATCGACCAGGAAATGCAGCGATTTTTAAATGCTGCCGATGATCTGGCTGAAAAAATGTTAACGGAAAATCGGGAGAAACTTGATCTGCTAGCAAAAGCACTCGTAGAAAAAGAGGCCATTGACAGTAATGACATCAAGGAATTGATTGGGACTTCGGTTCGTGAGCAAGCTAACATTGACAATGCAAATCAAACAAGCAGCAGCAATGCCGACGAAAATCAATCAGAGTAA
- a CDS encoding DEAD/DEAH box helicase: MTEEKKKKNLKTRFDQLGLNEEILKNLSQAGYETPSPIQAELIPVAVTGQDCIGQARTGTGKTAAFSLPMLQQIDLRRPGAQALILAPTRELSEQVATEIRKLCPDKSLNLAVLVGGKPLRPQENQLKKGAQIVVGTPGRVIDHINRGNLKLNTLNFVILDEADRMLDIGFRPDIEKILRKCPEKRQTLLLSATLPPPVERLAKRYMQDPVMIDLSEDRVSVESIDQYYITVDPNRKVKLLTRLLFQERPKQTIVFTRTKRGADKLDRIFSKKLKAVAAIHGDLPQSKRDRVLKKFREGKIRLLIATDVMGRGIDVSGISHIINYDIPEFNDDYVHRIGRVGRLSSDQKGAAFTFVAPDEGDQLTNIENRINHMISEFRVDDFEAYKPKQPRKTVEKVTHLGNTGHLINPDFGEF; the protein is encoded by the coding sequence ATGACAGAAGAAAAGAAAAAGAAGAATCTGAAGACTCGTTTTGATCAATTAGGGTTGAATGAAGAAATATTAAAAAATCTCAGCCAGGCAGGGTATGAAACACCGAGCCCGATCCAGGCTGAATTGATTCCGGTTGCGGTCACAGGTCAGGATTGCATCGGACAGGCCAGAACGGGAACCGGTAAAACAGCCGCCTTTTCGTTACCAATGCTGCAACAAATCGATCTGAGACGGCCAGGAGCACAAGCGTTAATTCTGGCTCCCACAAGGGAGTTGAGTGAGCAGGTTGCCACTGAGATCCGCAAGCTCTGCCCCGACAAATCGCTGAACCTTGCAGTACTTGTGGGAGGTAAGCCGCTCCGTCCTCAGGAAAATCAATTAAAAAAGGGCGCCCAAATTGTGGTGGGTACACCGGGACGTGTGATTGACCATATTAACCGTGGCAATCTGAAATTGAATACGCTCAATTTTGTTATTCTCGATGAAGCAGATCGCATGCTGGATATCGGCTTTCGTCCTGATATTGAAAAAATCCTCCGCAAGTGCCCTGAAAAGCGACAAACATTGTTACTTTCCGCGACCTTGCCTCCACCTGTAGAACGTTTGGCAAAACGCTATATGCAAGACCCCGTAATGATCGATCTTTCGGAAGATCGGGTCAGCGTAGAGTCAATCGACCAGTATTACATCACCGTCGATCCAAATCGCAAAGTCAAACTTCTCACTCGGCTTCTGTTTCAAGAACGCCCCAAACAAACGATTGTCTTTACTCGTACCAAACGGGGTGCTGATAAACTAGATCGTATCTTTTCCAAAAAACTCAAAGCGGTTGCCGCCATTCATGGTGATCTCCCACAGTCCAAACGAGATCGCGTCCTCAAGAAGTTCCGCGAAGGGAAAATTCGATTATTAATTGCCACCGATGTGATGGGGCGCGGTATCGATGTCAGTGGCATCTCGCATATCATCAACTACGATATCCCTGAATTTAATGACGATTATGTGCATCGTATCGGGCGCGTTGGACGCTTGTCATCCGATCAAAAGGGTGCCGCGTTTACTTTTGTCGCACCAGACGAAGGCGACCAGTTGACCAATATCGAAAATCGTATCAATCATATGATTTCTGAGTTTCGGGTTGATGATTTTGAAGCTTATAAACCAAAACAACCCCGCAAAACTGTCGAGAAAGTAACACACCTTGGCAACACGGGACACTTAATCAACCCCGACTTCGGCGAATTCTGA
- a CDS encoding alpha/beta fold hydrolase: MNFRDQIKNEYPFASHWLEIDGHQYHYLDEGQGQPLLMVHGNPTWSFAWRRLVKQLSAHYRVIAVDHIGCGLSDKPQDYAYKLESHINNLKTLIQELDLQDITLFAHDWGGAIGMGAAVDLPERFQRFVLMNTAAFRSQEIPLRIAVCRIPILGSCGVRGLNLFSGAAVSMAVEKRERMTDEVKTGFLGPYDSWRNRIAVDQFVKDIPLKPSHPSYQTLLHVEEGLQQFQNHPMLLIWGERDWCFTTNFLDEFERRFPNAETLRISDAGHYVFEDAHEIMLPRIEQFLK, encoded by the coding sequence ATGAATTTTCGTGATCAGATCAAAAATGAATATCCTTTCGCTTCGCATTGGTTGGAGATAGACGGGCATCAATACCATTATCTGGACGAGGGGCAAGGTCAACCGCTGTTGATGGTGCATGGGAACCCGACCTGGAGTTTTGCCTGGCGACGTTTGGTGAAGCAGCTCTCTGCGCACTATCGCGTGATAGCCGTTGATCATATCGGTTGTGGATTGTCTGATAAACCGCAGGACTATGCCTACAAACTGGAATCACATATCAATAATTTGAAGACGCTGATTCAGGAACTGGATCTCCAGGACATCACTTTGTTTGCCCACGACTGGGGAGGCGCAATTGGCATGGGGGCTGCCGTTGATCTGCCCGAACGGTTTCAACGTTTTGTGTTAATGAATACGGCCGCCTTTCGCTCTCAGGAAATCCCTTTGCGTATTGCCGTTTGTCGGATACCAATCCTGGGAAGTTGTGGAGTGCGCGGATTGAATTTGTTTTCAGGAGCTGCAGTTTCAATGGCGGTCGAAAAGCGGGAACGCATGACGGACGAAGTCAAAACCGGTTTCTTAGGGCCCTATGATTCCTGGCGGAATCGCATCGCAGTCGATCAATTTGTCAAGGACATCCCATTAAAGCCATCGCATCCCAGTTATCAGACACTGTTGCATGTGGAAGAAGGTTTGCAGCAATTTCAAAATCATCCGATGCTCTTAATCTGGGGGGAGCGGGATTGGTGTTTTACCACCAACTTCCTGGACGAATTTGAACGACGATTTCCAAATGCGGAAACGTTACGAATTTCCGACGCCGGGCATTATGTGTTCGAAGACGCGCATGAAATCATGCTACCACGTATTGAACAGTTTCTAAAATAG